A window of Aeromicrobium sp. Root236 contains these coding sequences:
- a CDS encoding ABC transporter ATP-binding protein, translating into MDTVIDIAGLVKRFGHTTALDGLDLQVTRGEVHGFLGPNGSGKSTTIRVLLGLLRPDGGSVTLFGRDPWHDAAELHRRLAYVPGDVNLWPNLSGGEVIDLLGRLRGGLDEKRRALLVERFELDPTKKARTYSKGNRQKVALVAALASDVELLILDEPTSGLDPLMEAVFTDCVDEFKDDGRSVLLSSHILAEVERLCDRVSIIRSGRTAESGTLADLRHLTRTSVSAELSQSPSGLEALTGVHDLVVEGVRATFEVDTVHLGAALEALGRFGVRTLTSQPPTLEELFLRHYGEQVAS; encoded by the coding sequence ATGGACACCGTCATCGACATCGCCGGACTCGTGAAGAGGTTCGGCCACACGACCGCCCTCGACGGCCTCGACCTGCAGGTCACGCGCGGCGAGGTGCACGGCTTCCTGGGACCCAACGGGTCCGGCAAGTCGACCACGATCCGCGTGCTGCTGGGACTGCTCCGCCCCGACGGCGGGAGCGTCACGCTGTTCGGGCGGGATCCGTGGCACGACGCCGCGGAGCTGCACCGGCGCCTGGCGTACGTGCCCGGCGACGTGAACCTCTGGCCCAACCTGTCCGGTGGCGAGGTCATCGACCTGCTCGGCCGGCTGCGCGGGGGACTCGACGAGAAGCGCCGCGCGCTGCTCGTCGAGCGCTTCGAGCTCGACCCGACCAAGAAGGCGCGCACGTACTCCAAGGGCAACCGGCAGAAGGTCGCCCTCGTCGCCGCCCTGGCCAGTGACGTCGAGCTGTTGATCCTCGACGAGCCGACCTCGGGGCTGGACCCGTTGATGGAGGCGGTGTTCACCGACTGCGTCGACGAGTTCAAGGACGACGGCCGCTCGGTGCTGCTCTCGAGCCACATCCTCGCCGAGGTGGAGCGGCTGTGCGACCGGGTCAGCATCATCCGGTCCGGCCGCACGGCCGAGTCGGGCACGCTCGCGGACCTGCGGCACCTCACCCGTACGTCGGTCTCGGCCGAGCTGTCGCAGTCGCCGTCGGGGCTCGAAGCCTTGACCGGCGTTCACGACCTCGTCGTCGAGGGCGTGCGTGCCACGTTCGAGGTCGACACGGTGCACCTCGGTGCTGCGCTCGAAGCCCTGGGCCGGTTCGGCGTACGTACGCTCACCAGCCAGCCGCCAACGCTCGAGGAGCTGTTCCTGCGGCACTACGGCGAGCAGGTCGCATCGTGA
- a CDS encoding ABC transporter permease: MTGALSVLRFHLRRDRMMLFWWIAGNVLLYYSQAVSTDGLYPTQADLDKAAAGMADNAAFIAMAGPARALDTLGGQVAWQASAFGAIVAALMSMFLVGRHTRAEEETGRDELVRAAAIGRHAPLAATALVVLIADALMGALIAASLIAYGLPAAGSSALGLAAGLTGLVFGGVALIAVQLVESTRAAYGITGAVLGVAYALRAVGDVGNGALSWLSPIGWGQYLRPYADEQWWPLVLPVIAVVLLVLGAVALFDRRDIGSGVWPARPGPARGSLGSASALAWRLQRGSVIGWAVGLLLGGIAYGSIGDDVADLIGDSQFSQDVFTSAGGSIVDSFYATAAVMLSLIGAGFAIASVQRLRAEESSGFAETLLATALPRWRWVVAHLAVTVCGTLLVVLAGGVGMGLGFAMVTGDGSAVLRLTGATVPYAVPVLLLAAVAWLAYGIRSGWAAVGWLGLGFCFVVMMFGEVLQLPAWLMDVSPFRHLAQTPAEDFRLWPLVAVALVAVAAAAAGMVAMRRRDVVSA, translated from the coding sequence GTGACCGGTGCGTTGTCGGTGCTGCGGTTCCACCTGCGCCGTGACCGGATGATGCTGTTCTGGTGGATCGCCGGCAACGTGCTCCTCTACTACTCGCAGGCGGTCAGCACCGACGGTCTCTATCCGACGCAGGCCGATCTCGACAAGGCTGCGGCCGGGATGGCCGACAATGCGGCGTTCATCGCGATGGCCGGGCCGGCGCGGGCACTCGACACCCTGGGTGGGCAGGTCGCCTGGCAGGCTTCGGCGTTCGGCGCGATCGTCGCGGCACTGATGAGCATGTTCCTCGTCGGCCGGCACACCCGCGCGGAGGAGGAGACCGGCCGTGACGAGCTCGTGCGTGCCGCTGCGATCGGCCGGCATGCGCCGCTGGCCGCGACCGCGCTGGTCGTGCTGATCGCTGACGCCCTGATGGGTGCGCTGATCGCCGCCAGCCTGATCGCGTACGGGCTGCCGGCGGCCGGATCCTCGGCGCTCGGGCTCGCCGCGGGGCTGACGGGTCTGGTGTTCGGCGGGGTTGCATTGATCGCCGTCCAGCTCGTCGAGAGCACGCGCGCCGCATACGGGATCACGGGCGCGGTGCTCGGAGTCGCGTACGCGCTGCGGGCCGTCGGCGATGTCGGCAACGGTGCATTGTCGTGGCTGTCGCCGATCGGCTGGGGGCAGTACCTGCGCCCGTACGCCGATGAGCAGTGGTGGCCGCTCGTGCTGCCCGTCATCGCTGTCGTGCTGCTCGTCCTCGGCGCGGTGGCGCTGTTCGATCGGCGCGACATCGGCTCGGGGGTGTGGCCCGCGCGCCCGGGACCCGCGCGCGGGTCACTCGGGTCGGCGTCCGCGCTGGCGTGGCGGCTGCAGCGTGGCAGCGTCATCGGCTGGGCTGTCGGCCTGCTGCTCGGCGGCATCGCGTACGGGTCGATCGGCGACGACGTGGCAGACCTGATCGGCGACTCGCAGTTCTCGCAGGACGTGTTCACCTCGGCCGGCGGCTCGATCGTCGACTCGTTCTATGCGACCGCCGCGGTGATGCTGTCGCTGATCGGTGCGGGCTTCGCGATCGCGTCGGTGCAGCGGCTGCGTGCCGAGGAGAGCTCCGGCTTCGCCGAGACCCTGCTGGCGACGGCGCTGCCGCGGTGGCGATGGGTGGTGGCGCACCTCGCGGTGACGGTCTGCGGCACGCTCCTGGTCGTCCTCGCGGGAGGCGTCGGCATGGGGCTCGGGTTCGCGATGGTCACCGGGGACGGGTCGGCGGTGCTGCGGCTCACCGGGGCCACAGTGCCGTACGCCGTGCCGGTGCTGCTCCTGGCCGCGGTGGCCTGGCTGGCGTACGGGATCCGTTCGGGGTGGGCGGCGGTGGGCTGGCTGGGGCTCGGCTTCTGCTTCGTCGTGATGATGTTCGGCGAGGTGCTGCAGCTGCCGGCCTGGCTGATGGACGTGTCGCCGTTCCGGCACCTCGCGCAGACACCGGCGGAGGACTTCCGGCTCTGGCCGCTGGTCGCGGTCGCCCTCGTCGCGGTGGCTGCCGCTGCGGCCGGCATGGTCGCGATGCGGCGGCGGGATGTCGTCTCGGCCTAG
- a CDS encoding alpha-ketoglutarate-dependent dioxygenase AlkB — protein MEEFFQGSLLDMGQPTGLGPLAPERTVLTQGAWVDVQPGWVTGSDDLFLRLQAEVPWRAENREMYDRMVDVPRLLCHYGVDATLPDPLLLEAREALSDHYEPELGERFVTAGLCYYRDGRDSVAWHGDRIGRGRTDNTMVAIVSLGAARRLSLRPRGGGQQIGFSLGHGDLVVMGGSCQRTWEHAILKTAKPVGPRISVQFRPRNVL, from the coding sequence ATGGAGGAGTTCTTCCAAGGATCGCTGCTCGACATGGGGCAGCCCACGGGTCTCGGACCGCTGGCGCCGGAGCGCACGGTCCTGACGCAGGGCGCGTGGGTCGACGTGCAGCCCGGCTGGGTCACGGGGTCCGACGACCTGTTCCTCCGCCTGCAGGCCGAGGTGCCGTGGCGTGCGGAGAACCGTGAGATGTACGACCGCATGGTCGACGTGCCGCGCCTGCTCTGCCACTACGGCGTCGACGCCACGCTGCCCGATCCGCTGCTGCTCGAGGCGCGCGAGGCGCTGAGCGACCACTACGAGCCCGAGCTCGGCGAGCGGTTCGTGACGGCGGGCCTCTGCTACTACCGCGACGGCCGCGACAGCGTGGCGTGGCACGGTGACCGCATCGGTCGTGGCCGCACCGACAACACGATGGTTGCGATCGTCTCGCTCGGCGCTGCTCGCCGGCTGTCGCTGCGTCCCCGTGGTGGCGGTCAGCAGATCGGCTTCTCGCTGGGCCATGGCGACCTCGTCGTGATGGGCGGGTCGTGCCAACGCACGTGGGAGCACGCGATCCTCAAGACCGCCAAGCCCGTCGGCCCCCGCATCAGCGTCCAGTTCCGCCCCCGCAACGTCCTGTGA